From the genome of Eucalyptus grandis isolate ANBG69807.140 chromosome 2, ASM1654582v1, whole genome shotgun sequence, one region includes:
- the LOC104455549 gene encoding F-box protein SKIP31 isoform X2 — MQAAKRSQAPLPSQVNDDWIILDKTVADQVSLWKSSKGFTDALVLDHVCSGETCSYHQIGDVFVCEKTGNVQVCDETCRETVMDPANELLVCKISGHCLNRLLSAAEMETDAEQQQGGVTDEAEPFMGPARAYVLG, encoded by the exons ATGCAAGCTGCAAAGAGAAGCCAGGCACCTCTTCCTTCACAG GTGAATGATGATTGGATAATTCTTGACAAGACCGTTGCTGATCAAGTGTCTTTGTGGAAAAGCAGCAAAGGGTTCACTGATGCATTGGTTCTGGACCATGTTTGTTCAGGAGAAACGTGTTCTTATCATCAAATTGGTGATGTCTTTGTTTGTGAGAAGACTGGAAATGTTCAGG TCTGTGATGAGACGTGCAGAGAAACTGTTATGGATCCTGCCAATGAGCTCTTGGTTTGCAAAATATCTGGACACTGTTTAAATAGGTTGCTGTCAGCTGCTGAAATGGAGACTGATGCC gaGCAGCAGCAAGGTGGTGTGACAGATGAAGCTGAACCATTCATGGGACCTG CACGAGCTTATGTCTTGGGATAA
- the LOC104455549 gene encoding F-box protein SKIP31 isoform X1, with the protein MQAAKRSQAPLPSQVNDDWIILDKTVADQVSLWKSSKGFTDALVLDHVCSGETCSYHQIGDVFVCEKTGNVQVCDETCRETVMDPANELLVCKISGHCLNRLLSAAEMETDAEQQQGGVTDEAEPFMGPGRFARAYVLG; encoded by the exons ATGCAAGCTGCAAAGAGAAGCCAGGCACCTCTTCCTTCACAG GTGAATGATGATTGGATAATTCTTGACAAGACCGTTGCTGATCAAGTGTCTTTGTGGAAAAGCAGCAAAGGGTTCACTGATGCATTGGTTCTGGACCATGTTTGTTCAGGAGAAACGTGTTCTTATCATCAAATTGGTGATGTCTTTGTTTGTGAGAAGACTGGAAATGTTCAGG TCTGTGATGAGACGTGCAGAGAAACTGTTATGGATCCTGCCAATGAGCTCTTGGTTTGCAAAATATCTGGACACTGTTTAAATAGGTTGCTGTCAGCTGCTGAAATGGAGACTGATGCC gaGCAGCAGCAAGGTGGTGTGACAGATGAAGCTGAACCATTCATGGGACCTGGTCGATTTG CACGAGCTTATGTCTTGGGATAA